A DNA window from Ralstonia solanacearum K60 contains the following coding sequences:
- a CDS encoding response regulator has product MRVLLVEDDDMIGEAVRKGLRQDGFAIDWVRDGEAAVQAVGAPGAAAAAAESSASMFDLMLLDLGLPKRDGLDVVHEVRRRGIALPILILTARDAVADRVAGLNAGADDYLVKPFDLQELAARMHALLRRQGGRADPLMRHGDVLLNPVTREVLRAGVPVKLSGREFGVLHALLSRPGKVWSIAQLQDNLYGWDEEVGSNTVEVYIHALRKKLGSHFIQNIRGVGYVIPREVPTPPAEPADHPDAQ; this is encoded by the coding sequence ATGCGCGTACTACTGGTCGAAGATGACGACATGATCGGCGAGGCCGTGCGCAAGGGCTTGCGCCAGGACGGCTTCGCGATCGACTGGGTGCGCGACGGCGAGGCCGCCGTGCAGGCTGTCGGCGCGCCCGGCGCCGCGGCCGCCGCAGCCGAATCCAGCGCCTCGATGTTCGACCTGATGCTGCTCGATCTCGGCCTGCCCAAGCGCGACGGCCTGGACGTGGTGCACGAGGTGCGCCGGCGCGGCATCGCCCTGCCCATCCTGATCCTGACCGCGCGCGACGCGGTGGCCGACCGCGTGGCCGGTCTCAACGCGGGCGCGGACGACTATCTCGTCAAGCCGTTCGACCTGCAGGAGCTGGCCGCGCGCATGCATGCGCTGCTGCGCCGCCAGGGCGGCCGCGCCGATCCGCTGATGCGCCACGGCGACGTGCTGCTCAACCCCGTGACGCGCGAGGTGCTGCGCGCGGGCGTGCCCGTCAAGCTGTCCGGTCGCGAGTTCGGGGTGCTGCATGCGCTGCTGTCGCGTCCGGGCAAGGTCTGGTCGATCGCGCAACTGCAGGACAACCTGTACGGCTGGGACGAAGAGGTCGGCAGCAACACGGTCGAGGTGTACATCCATGCGTTGCGCAAGAAGCTGGGCAGTCACTTCATCCAGAACATCCGGGGTGTGGGGTACGTGATCCCGCGTGAGGTGCCGACGCCGCCCGCGGAACCTGCCGATCATCCCGACGCTCAATAG
- a CDS encoding MurR/RpiR family transcriptional regulator has protein sequence MRAPQATLPTLPATPEAPAADLRERIRAARPTLSPAERQVADWVLLQPGTVLSLPVAAIAREAGVSQPTVIRFCRSMGCHGLSDFKLRLAQGHVPHDAAPARAAHPAGHRILQDTIDALAALRDRLDPRALDAAVALVEAARRIDLYGFGSSGVVARDAQTKFFRYGIAANAYSDPYLVSMSLNVLQAGDVVIAISKSGDLPELQTAVERVRELGVRVVAITAPGSRLAALADVTLPASVEADAADRSMVARLLHLTLLDALVLETALRKGNAVDQPDTPE, from the coding sequence ATACGCGCCCCGCAAGCTACCTTGCCCACCCTGCCCGCTACCCCCGAGGCGCCCGCCGCCGACCTGCGCGAACGCATCCGCGCCGCACGGCCGACGCTATCGCCGGCCGAACGCCAGGTCGCCGACTGGGTGCTGCTGCAGCCCGGCACGGTGCTGAGCCTGCCGGTGGCGGCCATCGCCCGCGAGGCCGGCGTCAGCCAGCCGACCGTGATCCGCTTCTGCCGCTCGATGGGCTGCCACGGCCTGTCCGATTTCAAGCTGCGGCTGGCGCAGGGCCATGTCCCGCACGATGCGGCCCCGGCCCGGGCGGCGCATCCGGCGGGGCACCGCATCCTGCAGGACACCATCGATGCCCTGGCCGCTCTGCGCGACCGGCTCGACCCGCGCGCGCTGGACGCCGCGGTGGCGCTGGTGGAGGCCGCCCGGCGCATCGATCTGTACGGCTTCGGCAGTTCCGGCGTGGTGGCGCGCGACGCGCAGACCAAGTTCTTCCGCTACGGCATCGCCGCCAATGCGTACAGCGATCCGTACCTGGTGTCGATGTCGCTGAACGTGCTGCAGGCGGGGGATGTGGTAATCGCCATCTCCAAGTCCGGCGACCTGCCCGAACTGCAGACAGCGGTGGAACGGGTGCGCGAGCTCGGGGTGCGCGTGGTGGCGATCACCGCGCCGGGCAGCCGCCTGGCCGCGCTGGCCGACGTGACGCTGCCCGCCAGCGTGGAGGCCGACGCGGCGGACCGCTCCATGGTGGCGCGCCTGCTGCACCTCACCCTGCTGGATGCGCTGGTGCTGGAGACGGCGCTGCGCAAGGGCAACGCGGTCGACCAGCCGGATACGCCGGAGTAA
- the pgl gene encoding 6-phosphogluconolactonase, producing MTLRWHAMSDAQAQMERLADALAEALARQIRAQGSVCLAVSGGRSPIPLFAALRARPLPWEAVSVTLVDERAVPPDHPDSNARLVREHLLRDAAAAARFFPVVLAPHVHGGSIDVDACVATANDPFQQPDVVILGMGDDGHTASLFPDAPELALGVDRAQRPAYLPVRPGAAPYRRISLNLSALCAARALFLAIGGAGKRSVFDRAAQGTARLALPVSYVIHQREVPLDVYWSA from the coding sequence ATGACCCTGCGCTGGCATGCCATGTCCGACGCCCAGGCCCAGATGGAACGGCTGGCCGATGCGCTCGCCGAGGCCCTGGCGCGGCAGATCCGGGCGCAGGGCAGCGTGTGCCTGGCGGTATCGGGTGGGCGCTCGCCGATTCCGCTGTTCGCCGCGCTGCGCGCTCGGCCGCTGCCGTGGGAGGCGGTGTCGGTCACGCTGGTCGACGAGCGCGCTGTGCCGCCCGACCACCCGGACAGCAACGCGCGCCTGGTGCGCGAACACCTGCTGCGGGATGCCGCTGCTGCCGCGCGGTTCTTCCCGGTGGTGCTGGCGCCGCACGTGCACGGCGGCTCGATCGATGTCGATGCCTGCGTCGCCACCGCCAACGATCCGTTCCAGCAGCCCGATGTGGTGATCCTCGGCATGGGCGACGATGGGCATACGGCGTCGCTGTTTCCCGATGCGCCGGAGCTGGCGCTCGGTGTCGATCGCGCGCAGCGGCCCGCCTACCTGCCGGTGCGCCCTGGCGCGGCGCCGTACCGCCGCATCAGCCTGAACCTGTCGGCGCTGTGCGCGGCGCGCGCGCTGTTTCTCGCCATAGGCGGGGCGGGCAAGCGGTCGGTGTTCGACCGGGCCGCGCAGGGCACGGCGCGGCTGGCGCTGCCGGTCAGCTATGTCATTCATCAGCGGGAGGTGCCGCTCGATGTCTATTGGTCTGCATGA
- a CDS encoding ATP-binding protein → MQSIRKTLLWWLAGGLLAGIVAATLLIYAQARQEANALFDYQMQQVAAALPSQWIDPPPPALAGIAHDDDVVIRIWDGTGRSLYLSHARPDLPAQAELGFSDVVTPEGTWRVYSVAFGPAVVQIAQPYSARHEVAARMALRTVAPLLILLPLLAWLVWLAVGRGLSPLGTVARQVQARDAAALSPLPTHGLPAEIRPLTTALNDLLVRLGDALAHQRAFVADAAHALRTPLAALKLQLQVADRAQSDAERRAAHADLHRGVERMIRLVGQLLTLARQEPGAADTQRGPVALDAVAAEVIAELTPAALQKRIDLGIGVESQPASVSGSADALRVLLVNLVDNALCYCSEGARVDVSAGHTPDGGVQLVVEDNGPGIPAAERERVLDRFYRSAQAPTGGSGLGLAIVREIAQAHDATLALEARDGGGLRVVLRFPFRAAA, encoded by the coding sequence ATGCAATCCATTCGCAAGACCTTGTTGTGGTGGCTGGCGGGCGGGCTGCTCGCGGGCATCGTCGCCGCCACGCTCCTCATCTATGCGCAGGCCCGCCAGGAGGCCAATGCGCTGTTCGACTACCAGATGCAGCAGGTGGCCGCCGCGCTGCCCAGCCAGTGGATCGACCCGCCGCCGCCGGCGCTGGCCGGCATCGCCCACGACGACGACGTGGTGATCCGCATCTGGGACGGTACCGGCCGCAGCCTCTACCTGTCGCACGCGCGCCCCGACCTGCCGGCCCAGGCCGAGCTGGGCTTCTCCGATGTGGTCACGCCGGAGGGCACGTGGCGCGTGTACAGCGTCGCCTTCGGGCCGGCGGTGGTGCAGATCGCCCAGCCTTACAGCGCGCGGCACGAGGTGGCGGCCCGCATGGCGCTGCGCACCGTCGCGCCGCTGCTGATCCTGCTGCCGCTGCTGGCCTGGCTGGTGTGGCTGGCGGTGGGGCGCGGCCTGTCGCCGCTGGGCACGGTGGCCCGCCAGGTGCAGGCGCGCGATGCCGCGGCACTGTCGCCGCTGCCCACCCACGGGCTGCCCGCCGAGATCCGCCCGCTGACCACCGCGCTCAACGACCTGCTCGTTCGTCTGGGCGATGCGCTGGCGCACCAGCGCGCGTTCGTCGCCGATGCCGCCCACGCCCTGCGCACGCCGCTGGCCGCGCTCAAGCTGCAGTTGCAGGTGGCCGACCGTGCGCAGAGCGATGCGGAGCGCCGCGCTGCGCACGCCGATCTGCATCGCGGCGTGGAGCGGATGATCCGCCTCGTCGGCCAATTGCTGACGCTGGCCCGGCAGGAGCCCGGCGCCGCCGACACGCAGCGCGGCCCGGTCGCGCTCGATGCCGTCGCCGCCGAGGTGATCGCCGAGCTCACGCCCGCCGCGCTGCAGAAGCGGATCGACCTGGGCATCGGCGTGGAGTCGCAGCCGGCATCGGTCAGCGGCAGTGCCGACGCGTTGCGCGTGCTGCTGGTCAACCTCGTCGACAACGCCCTCTGCTACTGCTCCGAGGGCGCACGCGTGGACGTCTCGGCCGGGCACACGCCGGATGGCGGCGTGCAACTGGTGGTGGAAGACAACGGTCCCGGCATTCCCGCCGCGGAGCGCGAACGTGTGCTCGACCGGTTCTACCGGTCCGCCCAGGCACCCACCGGCGGCAGCGGGCTGGGCCTGGCCATCGTGCGCGAGATCGCGCAGGCCCACGACGCCACGCTGGCGCTGGAGGCGCGCGACGGCGGC
- the edd gene encoding phosphogluconate dehydratase, whose protein sequence is MALHRVLGDVTQRIIDRSRGPRQAYLETTRKNAGRKVERSLLSCTNLAHGFAAMEGEAKIRLKALERPNIGIVSAYNDMLSAHQPLEAFPAWIKETALQAGGTAQFAGGVPAMCDGVTQGQDGMELSLFSRDTIALATAVALSHQMFDAALYLGVCDKIVPGLVIGALSFGHLPAVFVPGGPMTTGMSNDEKARTRQLYAEGKLSRADLLEAESKSYHGAGTCTFYGTANSNQMLMEIMGLHLPGSAFINPNTPMREALTRESARQVLKLVYGGAQYTPIADVLDEHAFVNGIVGLLATGGSTNHTLHLIAMARAAGILLTWDDFNDLSAVIPLLARVYPNGKADVNEFQAAGGLSIVIRELLDAGLLHDDVTTVMGKGLRAHAREPFLHDGGLVWRDGAAASLDTNIVRGVAEPFSPDGGLRVLDGNLGRSVIKVSAVKPEHRLVEAPARVFHAQDDLIHAFKAGELERDFVAVLPYQGPAANGMPELHKLTPTLSVLQERGFKVALVTDGRMSGASGKVPAAIHVTPEALTGGPLARVRDGDIVVLDAEAGTLSVRVSEAEWNARKVSAPDLAHYHAGVGRDLFSGFRRNVSAAEEGACTLFVSAGA, encoded by the coding sequence ATGGCCCTGCACCGCGTACTGGGCGACGTCACCCAGCGCATCATCGACCGCAGCCGCGGCCCCCGCCAGGCCTATCTGGAGACCACCCGCAAGAACGCCGGCCGCAAGGTCGAGCGGTCCTTGCTGTCGTGCACCAACCTCGCCCACGGCTTTGCGGCCATGGAGGGCGAGGCCAAGATCCGCCTGAAGGCGCTGGAGCGGCCCAATATCGGCATCGTCTCGGCGTACAACGACATGCTGTCGGCGCACCAGCCGCTGGAGGCCTTCCCCGCCTGGATCAAGGAAACCGCGCTGCAGGCGGGCGGCACCGCCCAGTTCGCCGGCGGCGTGCCGGCCATGTGCGATGGCGTGACGCAGGGGCAGGACGGCATGGAGCTGTCGCTGTTCTCGCGCGACACCATCGCGCTGGCCACCGCCGTGGCACTGTCGCACCAGATGTTCGACGCGGCGCTGTACCTGGGCGTGTGCGACAAGATCGTGCCGGGGCTGGTGATCGGCGCGCTGTCATTCGGCCACCTGCCGGCCGTGTTCGTGCCCGGCGGCCCGATGACCACCGGCATGAGCAACGACGAAAAGGCGCGCACGCGCCAGCTCTACGCCGAGGGCAAACTCTCGCGCGCCGATCTGCTGGAAGCCGAATCCAAGTCGTACCACGGCGCCGGCACCTGCACGTTCTACGGCACCGCCAACTCCAACCAGATGCTGATGGAGATCATGGGCCTGCACCTGCCGGGCTCCGCCTTCATCAACCCGAACACCCCGATGCGCGAGGCGCTGACGCGCGAATCGGCGCGGCAGGTGCTCAAGCTCGTCTACGGCGGCGCGCAGTACACGCCCATCGCCGATGTGCTCGACGAGCATGCCTTCGTCAACGGCATCGTCGGCCTGCTGGCCACCGGCGGCTCGACCAACCATACGCTGCACCTGATCGCCATGGCACGCGCCGCCGGCATCCTGCTGACGTGGGATGACTTCAACGACCTGTCGGCGGTGATTCCGCTGCTGGCGCGCGTGTATCCGAACGGCAAGGCGGACGTGAACGAGTTCCAGGCGGCGGGCGGCCTGTCCATTGTCATCCGCGAACTGCTCGATGCCGGGCTGCTGCACGACGACGTGACGACCGTCATGGGCAAGGGCCTGCGCGCGCATGCGCGCGAGCCGTTCCTGCACGACGGCGGGCTGGTCTGGCGCGACGGCGCGGCGGCCTCGCTGGACACCAACATCGTGCGCGGCGTGGCCGAGCCGTTCTCGCCGGACGGCGGCCTGCGCGTGCTGGACGGCAACCTCGGGCGCTCGGTCATCAAGGTCTCGGCGGTCAAGCCCGAGCACCGCTTGGTCGAAGCACCGGCCCGCGTCTTCCACGCGCAGGACGATCTGATCCACGCCTTCAAGGCGGGCGAGCTGGAGCGCGATTTCGTTGCCGTGCTGCCCTACCAGGGCCCGGCAGCCAACGGCATGCCCGAGTTGCACAAGCTGACGCCGACGCTGTCGGTGCTGCAGGAGCGCGGCTTCAAGGTCGCGCTGGTGACCGACGGCCGCATGTCGGGCGCGTCGGGCAAGGTGCCGGCGGCGATCCACGTCACGCCGGAAGCGCTCACCGGCGGACCGCTGGCCCGCGTGCGCGATGGCGATATCGTGGTGCTGGACGCGGAAGCCGGCACGCTGTCGGTACGCGTGTCGGAGGCGGAATGGAATGCCCGCAAGGTGAGCGCGCCGGACCTGGCGCACTATCACGCGGGTGTCGGCCGGGATCTGTTCTCGGGTTTCCGCCGCAATGTGTCCGCGGCGGAAGAAGGCGCCTGCACGCTGTTCGTGTCGGCCGGCGCCTGA
- a CDS encoding glucokinase: protein MSIGLHEVGVGNMDDVTAYPRLVGDVGGTNARFALEMAPMRLAHIGVLAGDDYPSLEAAMRAYLASLPPEIATAGVRRAAIGIANPVLGDQIRMTNRDWAFSIEAMRQSLGFDTLVVLNDFAALAHALPYLGAEALVQVGGGTSLADAPRALLGPGTGLGVASLLPTPDGRFIAVAGEGGHVAFAPMNDEEVTIWRFARERFGHVSAERLISGMGLELIYEALGARFDLWQQGPVVRRAADITAIALGEMEDTAGDHARCRYAVDTFCAMLGTVAANLAVTLGARGGVYIGGGIVPRLGAAFANSPFRRRFEDKGRFSGYVAAMPVYVIHSPYPGLIGLCAAMDHAVANGH, encoded by the coding sequence ATGTCTATTGGTCTGCATGAAGTCGGCGTGGGCAACATGGACGACGTGACGGCCTACCCGCGCCTGGTCGGGGATGTCGGCGGGACCAACGCGCGCTTCGCGCTGGAGATGGCGCCGATGCGGCTGGCCCACATCGGCGTGCTGGCCGGCGACGACTACCCGTCGCTGGAGGCGGCCATGCGCGCCTATCTCGCTTCGCTGCCGCCGGAGATCGCCACCGCGGGTGTGCGGCGCGCGGCCATCGGCATCGCCAACCCGGTGCTGGGCGACCAGATCCGCATGACCAACCGCGACTGGGCCTTCTCCATCGAGGCGATGCGCCAGTCGCTGGGCTTCGACACCCTGGTCGTGCTCAACGACTTCGCGGCGCTGGCGCATGCGCTGCCCTACCTGGGCGCGGAGGCGCTGGTGCAGGTGGGCGGCGGCACCAGCCTGGCCGACGCGCCGCGCGCGCTGCTGGGGCCGGGCACGGGGCTGGGCGTGGCCTCGCTGCTGCCGACGCCGGACGGGCGCTTCATCGCCGTCGCGGGCGAGGGCGGCCACGTGGCGTTTGCGCCGATGAACGACGAGGAAGTCACCATCTGGCGCTTTGCCCGCGAGCGCTTCGGCCATGTGTCGGCCGAGCGGCTGATCTCGGGCATGGGACTGGAGCTGATCTACGAAGCGCTCGGCGCGCGCTTCGACCTGTGGCAGCAGGGTCCCGTCGTGCGCCGCGCCGCGGACATCACCGCCATCGCCCTGGGCGAGATGGAAGATACTGCCGGCGACCATGCCCGCTGCCGTTATGCCGTTGATACGTTCTGTGCCATGCTCGGCACCGTGGCGGCCAACCTGGCGGTCACGCTGGGCGCGCGCGGCGGGGTCTACATCGGCGGCGGCATCGTGCCGCGGTTGGGCGCTGCCTTCGCCAATTCGCCGTTCCGGCGGCGGTTCGAGGACAAGGGCCGCTTCTCGGGCTACGTGGCGGCGATGCCGGTGTACGTGATCCACTCGCCGTACCCCGGTCTGATCGGCCTGTGCGCGGCGATGGACCACGCCGTGGCGAACGGCCACTGA
- a CDS encoding universal stress protein, translated as MYKKILVAVDGSGTSKLALDEAVRLAKSAGGTIRAVYVVDSPAMLFDVGYYDPIELRKSFIQAGTTLLTEIETRLTKEGVPQQAALIETQGIGEDVAAALEGEAVKWGADLVVLGTHGRRGLAHAMLGSVAEKFIRLSTMPVLLVRGPAKG; from the coding sequence ATGTACAAGAAGATCTTGGTGGCGGTGGACGGCAGCGGCACCAGCAAGCTGGCACTGGACGAAGCCGTGCGATTGGCCAAATCGGCTGGCGGCACCATCCGCGCGGTCTACGTCGTGGATAGCCCGGCCATGCTCTTTGACGTCGGCTATTACGATCCGATCGAGCTGCGCAAATCGTTCATCCAGGCAGGGACCACGCTGCTCACCGAGATCGAAACCCGGCTGACCAAGGAAGGCGTGCCGCAGCAGGCCGCCCTGATCGAGACCCAGGGCATCGGCGAAGACGTCGCCGCCGCGCTGGAAGGCGAGGCGGTCAAATGGGGCGCCGATCTGGTGGTGCTCGGCACGCACGGCCGCCGCGGGCTGGCGCATGCCATGCTCGGCAGCGTGGCGGAAAAGTTCATCCGCCTCTCCACCATGCCGGTCCTGCTGGTGCGCGGGCCCGCCAAGGGCTGA
- a CDS encoding HrpF/NolX family T3SS translocon protein has protein sequence MSTNISSAARPTVPAGGSDASGAATNNPDLPSSLFFQYDHSTGPSRPDLPPELFFKFDESVSRAVQDAAQQSPDPSANPAPPGGQGCQCQPAPADNTPPQCQPSAPPVGSDVTWNGGTLSPQQLQVLGILNLYLSISGLPFGERAMTRDTLQNAANSADAPADLRWAAQAMLNDPALYQAIGGDDGKFARKDIAKFAGYHPQVLTWNSGTLNDSQLEITSILARHKDKLPLDWQSIQDKANDPSTPPDLKAALQALANDPALFVAIGSQGDGKCGGKIKAGDVSSFIDNHPQAVEYNRKKAEGYVKDYIPSDAKPGDKPSAMTQNDALRELYRYSDYLPKKLDMDALQHIVDGDSNAKKTPPQVIAAAQYFLQNRNEWASLNKLGDNPDKKVGKADFLQRAASAVHLTKEDLKTVSTINDNLDVFFKDGQKITRDRLAAMSEDESLSAPVRDAAKQLLQDPLLYGLINNANSGYKTKNGFFSFGGPTVDSGVIGKKDFEKFMSSMTDANKTVQERKTHAAKSEASQSAVSDMGMGMEDQPDIKAVKKSGGALKKAMDKVLTIYAKVMDIASQVVGALGVIPGLGEIADALSIGMAAGASAAKVLSTLLDGGNLKKALAEAGINLASAALGAIAGPEARVALKNGLTKMLVEKVANTGIDLAVDKAKSFVDGYLQDLKGRLYANTANAVHAVNTGVNWVSDKTQDFLQNPVQNLTTRMNIPGVTPYQPGYPMVAPAA, from the coding sequence ATGAGTACCAACATTTCCAGTGCGGCAAGACCGACTGTGCCCGCGGGCGGGTCGGACGCCAGCGGGGCTGCCACGAACAACCCCGACCTTCCGTCCTCCCTGTTCTTCCAGTACGACCATTCCACGGGGCCGAGCCGTCCGGACCTGCCGCCCGAGCTGTTCTTCAAGTTCGACGAATCCGTTTCGCGCGCGGTGCAGGACGCGGCCCAGCAGTCGCCCGATCCGTCGGCGAATCCGGCTCCCCCGGGAGGCCAAGGCTGCCAGTGCCAGCCGGCCCCCGCCGATAACACGCCGCCGCAGTGCCAGCCCAGCGCCCCGCCGGTCGGCAGCGATGTGACCTGGAACGGCGGCACGCTGTCGCCCCAGCAGTTGCAGGTGCTCGGCATCCTGAACCTGTATCTGAGCATTAGCGGCCTGCCGTTCGGCGAGCGAGCGATGACCCGGGATACGCTCCAGAATGCGGCCAACAGTGCCGATGCGCCGGCCGACCTGCGCTGGGCGGCGCAGGCGATGCTGAACGATCCCGCGCTGTACCAGGCCATCGGCGGCGACGACGGGAAGTTCGCGCGGAAAGACATCGCGAAGTTTGCCGGGTACCACCCGCAGGTCCTGACCTGGAACAGCGGCACGCTCAACGACAGTCAACTGGAAATCACCTCCATCCTGGCCCGGCACAAGGACAAGCTGCCGCTGGACTGGCAGTCGATCCAGGACAAGGCCAACGATCCCAGCACACCGCCCGACCTGAAGGCCGCGCTGCAGGCGCTGGCCAACGATCCCGCCCTGTTTGTCGCCATCGGCTCGCAGGGCGACGGCAAGTGCGGGGGCAAGATCAAGGCCGGCGATGTGAGCAGCTTCATCGACAACCACCCGCAGGCGGTCGAGTACAACCGGAAGAAGGCCGAAGGCTATGTGAAGGACTACATCCCGTCCGACGCGAAGCCGGGCGACAAGCCGTCCGCCATGACGCAGAACGACGCGCTGCGCGAGCTCTACCGCTACTCGGACTACCTGCCGAAGAAGCTGGACATGGACGCGCTTCAGCACATCGTTGACGGCGACTCGAACGCCAAGAAGACACCGCCGCAGGTCATCGCCGCGGCCCAGTATTTCCTGCAGAACCGCAACGAGTGGGCCAGCCTGAACAAGCTGGGGGACAACCCCGACAAGAAGGTGGGCAAGGCGGACTTCCTGCAGCGCGCCGCGTCGGCCGTCCACCTGACCAAGGAAGACCTGAAGACCGTGTCGACGATCAATGACAATCTCGACGTGTTCTTCAAGGACGGCCAGAAGATCACGCGCGACCGGCTGGCGGCCATGTCGGAGGACGAGAGCCTGTCTGCCCCCGTCCGCGATGCGGCCAAGCAGCTGCTGCAGGACCCGCTGCTGTACGGCCTGATCAACAACGCGAATTCGGGCTACAAGACGAAGAACGGCTTCTTCAGCTTCGGCGGCCCGACGGTGGACTCCGGCGTGATCGGCAAGAAGGACTTCGAGAAGTTCATGTCCAGCATGACGGACGCCAACAAGACGGTCCAGGAGCGCAAGACGCATGCCGCGAAGTCGGAGGCCAGCCAGAGCGCCGTGTCGGACATGGGCATGGGGATGGAAGACCAGCCCGACATCAAGGCCGTGAAGAAGAGCGGCGGCGCCCTGAAGAAGGCCATGGACAAGGTCCTCACCATCTACGCGAAGGTGATGGACATCGCGTCGCAGGTCGTCGGTGCGCTGGGCGTGATTCCGGGGTTGGGCGAAATCGCCGACGCACTGTCGATCGGGATGGCCGCCGGGGCATCGGCCGCCAAGGTCCTGTCGACCCTGCTGGACGGCGGCAACCTCAAGAAGGCACTGGCCGAGGCCGGCATCAACCTGGCATCCGCCGCGCTGGGGGCCATCGCCGGGCCGGAGGCGCGGGTGGCGCTCAAGAACGGCCTGACCAAGATGCTCGTGGAGAAGGTGGCCAACACCGGCATCGATCTGGCGGTCGATAAGGCGAAGTCGTTCGTGGACGGCTACCTGCAGGACCTGAAGGGCCGCCTGTACGCCAACACGGCCAACGCCGTCCACGCGGTCAACACCGGCGTCAACTGGGTGTCCGACAAGACGCAGGACTTCCTGCAGAACCCCGTGCAGAACCTGACGACCCGTATGAACATCCCCGGCGTGACCCCGTATCAACCGGGCTATCCGATGGTGGCGCCGGCTGCCTGA
- the zwf gene encoding glucose-6-phosphate dehydrogenase — MSVPAFDMVLFGGTGDLARRKLIPALFDAHQGGELHSRGRIFAIGTQPLETAGYLALLDREVRPTMRLYSGAPVSDDAWASFAARIVYQRVDARKPEQFDALAAALGENRAPVTVCYLATAPGIFVDICAQLARVGLNAPNVRLVLEKPLGTDLASNERINSAVAEFFAEDQIYRIDHYLGKESVQNLMAIRFGNALFEPLWRREWVKDVQITIAEQLGVEKRGDFYDGVGALRDMVQNHLLQLVCIVAMEPPASLSQDAIRDEKLKILKALKPIPLQEVPEKTVRGQYLEGAIAGQPVQGYLGEHGIPPDSRTETFVAIKAEIANWRWAGVPFYLRTGKRMPQRLAEIVVRFHDVPHALFPKPLIQFPENRLVIRLQPEESIRLQFLTKAPGAALGLQPSTLDLDFTNHGGVRHAGAYERLLMDAVNGKLGLFVRRDEQAEAWRWVEPIIEAWNQARTPPKSYTAGSWGPAASSALLSRDAAAWHEEM; from the coding sequence ATGTCGGTGCCCGCATTCGACATGGTGTTGTTTGGCGGTACGGGCGATCTGGCCCGCCGCAAGCTGATTCCGGCCTTGTTCGATGCGCACCAGGGCGGTGAGCTCCATTCGCGCGGGCGGATTTTTGCCATCGGCACGCAGCCGCTGGAAACCGCGGGGTACCTGGCCTTGCTGGACCGGGAGGTGCGGCCCACCATGCGCCTGTATTCCGGCGCGCCCGTGTCGGACGATGCCTGGGCCTCCTTCGCCGCGCGCATCGTCTACCAGCGGGTGGATGCCCGCAAGCCGGAGCAGTTCGATGCCCTGGCCGCCGCGCTGGGCGAGAATCGCGCACCGGTCACCGTGTGCTACCTCGCCACCGCGCCGGGCATCTTTGTCGACATCTGCGCGCAGCTTGCCCGTGTCGGCCTGAACGCGCCCAACGTGCGGCTGGTGCTGGAGAAGCCGCTGGGCACCGATCTGGCCTCCAACGAGCGCATCAACTCCGCGGTGGCCGAGTTCTTTGCCGAAGACCAGATCTACCGGATCGACCACTACCTCGGCAAAGAGTCGGTGCAGAACCTGATGGCGATCCGCTTCGGCAACGCGCTGTTCGAGCCGCTGTGGCGCCGCGAATGGGTCAAGGACGTGCAGATCACCATCGCCGAGCAACTCGGCGTGGAGAAGCGCGGCGACTTCTACGACGGCGTCGGCGCGTTGCGCGACATGGTGCAGAACCACCTGCTGCAGCTGGTGTGCATCGTCGCCATGGAGCCGCCCGCCAGCCTGTCGCAGGACGCGATCCGCGACGAGAAGCTGAAGATCCTCAAGGCGCTCAAGCCGATTCCGCTGCAGGAGGTGCCCGAGAAGACCGTGCGCGGCCAGTACCTGGAAGGCGCCATCGCCGGACAGCCGGTGCAGGGCTACCTGGGCGAGCACGGCATCCCGCCCGACAGCCGCACCGAGACCTTCGTCGCCATCAAGGCCGAGATCGCCAACTGGCGCTGGGCCGGCGTGCCGTTCTACCTGCGCACCGGCAAGCGCATGCCGCAGCGGCTGGCGGAGATCGTGGTGCGCTTCCATGACGTGCCGCACGCGCTGTTTCCCAAGCCGCTGATCCAGTTTCCCGAGAACCGCCTGGTGATCCGCCTGCAGCCCGAGGAAAGCATCCGCTTGCAGTTCCTGACCAAGGCGCCGGGGGCGGCGCTGGGCCTGCAGCCGTCCACGCTGGACCTGGACTTCACCAACCACGGCGGCGTGCGCCATGCCGGCGCCTATGAGCGTTTGCTGATGGACGCCGTCAACGGCAAGCTCGGCCTGTTCGTGCGCCGCGACGAGCAGGCCGAGGCCTGGCGCTGGGTCGAGCCCATCATCGAGGCCTGGAACCAGGCCCGCACGCCGCCCAAGAGCTATACGGCGGGCAGTTGGGGGCCGGCGGCCTCGAGCGCGCTGCTTTCCCGCGACGCCGCCGCCTGGCACGAGGAGATGTGA